CGGCGCCGCATTTATCCCTTCACCCCGCTTGCGGGGGGAAGGAGGCTCGAAGGGTCGGATGAGGGGCGGCCACCGACGGTCGAAAGCCGGGCCTGACGATATCAATCCCTCGGGATTATCGTGACCACGCACTCGTCATTCGTATCGAGCCCAGCCTTGTCGCATTGAGGCGCGGTCAAATTGAAGAAGAATACGTCCGAGCCCTTGCCCCACGGGCGAATGTTTCGCCTGAACGGTCCCGCATCGTTCAATATCACATCGGCAGGAAAGGCGTGCACGCGGCCCACCGCATATTCCGATTTTACGACAACATACCGGGGAAGAAATTCCTCCTTGCGGAGAACCCTCGCGGGGAAGGAGACGGGTGCCTTGTTCATCCGGCCATGTCCTTGCTCATGAAACCCGTCCCGCCGCTCCACTACTCGGCAGGCTTTTCATCCAGCGAATGGCGCATGATCAGCGGCATCTGGGTGAAGGTGAAGAGAATCGTGATCGGCATGATCGCCCAGACCTTGAAAGCCACCCAGAAATCGGTCGAGAAATTGCGCCACACCACCTCGTTGGCGACGGCGAGGAAGAAGAAGAACAGGCCCCAGCGGAAGGTCAGCTTGCGCCACCCTTCGGCGTCGAGCCGGAAGGCGGATTCGAAGACGTAGCCGAGCAGCGCCTTGCCGAAGAACAGGCCGCCGAGCAGCACCGCCCCGAACAGCGAATTGACGATGGTCGGCTTCATCTTGATGAACAGCTCGTCCTGAAGCCACAGCGTCAGCGCGCCGAAGATGAACACGACCACGCCCGAGACGAGCGGCATGATCGGCAGCGTGCGGGTCAGCGCCCACGACACGGAAAGCGCGATGGCCGTGGCGATCATGAACAGGCCCGTGGCGAGGAAGAGCGGCCCGCCGAACGAGCCCAGCGCCGGCCATTTCTCGACCAGCCACTCGCCGCGCGAATTGGCGAAGAAGAAGACGAGCAGCGGCCCGAGCTCCAGCGCCAGCTTGAGCAGCGGCGCGACCTCCTTCTTCTTGGGGTCGGACGGATCGCGCTCGAAGACGGGTTCGCTCATCAATTCACTCCCGCGATGGCTTTCGCGAAATCCTGCGCCGCGAAGGGCTCCAAGTCGTCGACGCCCTCGCCGACGCCGATGAAGTAGACCGGCAGCTTGTGCTTGGCCGCTATGGCGACGAGGATGCCGCCGCGCGCCGTGCCGTCGAGCTTGGTCATCACCAGCCCGTTGACCCCGGCGACGTTGCGGAAGATCTCGACCTGGTTGAGCGCGTTCTGCCCCGTGGTGGCGTCGACCGTCTGGAGGACGGTGTGCGGCGCGTCCGCGTCGTGCTTGCCGAGCACGCGCACGATCTTCTCCAGCTCCGCCATCAGCTCGGTCCGGTTCTGGAGCCGCCCCGCGGTGTCGATGACGAGCACGTCGGAGCCGTTGGCCTTCGCCTTCTCGTAGGCGTCGAAGGCGAGGCCGGCCGCGTCCGCGCCGAGCTTCGAGGCCACAACCTCGGACCCGGTGCGCTCGCCCCAGATCTTCAGCTGCTCGATGGCCGCGGCGCGGAACGTGTCGCCGGCGGCGAGCGTCACCTTCAGCCCGCCCGCCGTCAGCTTGGCGGCGAGCTTGCCGATGGTGGTGGTCTTGCCGGTGCCGTTGACGCCGACGACGAGCACGACATGCGGCTTGTGGGCGAGGTCGAGCTCGAGCGGCAGCGCCACCGGCCGGAGCACCTTCTCGACCTCCTGCGCCATGACGGTGCGCACCTCCTCGTCCGACACCTCCTTGCCGTAGCGGCCGGACGCCAGCGCGTCGGTGATGCGGATCGCCGTCTCCATGCCGAGATCGGCGCGGATCAGCACGTCCTCGAGGTCCTGCAGCGTGTCATCGTCGAGCTTGCGCCTGGTGAAGACGCCGGAGATCGAATCCGTCAGCTCGCGCGACGAGCGCGACAGGCCCTCGCGCAGCCGCTGGAACCATGTCGGACGCGGCGCGGGGGCCGGGGCGGGCGCCGCGACCGGCTCCGCCTTCTTCTCCACCGCCTTCGCCACCGTCACCTTGGAGGGCGGCGGGGCCTTCTCCCCTTCATCCTTGCCCTCTTCGCGTGAAGGAGCGACGGGCGGCGGCGTCACCGCGTCGACCTGCTCCTCGCGCGGCGGGGAGGTATCGGCAGACGGACGATCGGGCTCGGGCTCGGGCTCGGGCTCGGGCTCGGGCTCGGGCTCGGGCTCGGGCTCGGGCTCGGGCTCGGGCTCGGGCTCGGGCTCGGGCTCGGGCTCGGGCTCGGGCTCGGGCTCGGGAAATGGATCGCGCGGCGGCTCCGGGACTTCAAGCGGAACTTCCGGCACCGGGCGCGGCTGCGCGACGGGCGCGCTCGCAAGGTCCGGCGCGGCGGCCGGCGGCTCGGTGGGTTCCGCGACGTCCTCCTCCGGCCGGCGCAGGAAATCCGGGACCGGGCCTTCCACCGGCGGCTCGGGCGACGGGGCCGGCGGCGCCTCGGCAGCGGGCAGGGCGGCGGCATCCGCCGGCGCGTCCTCGGCCGGGCGCTCCCCGGCCTGCCCTTCCTCGACCACCTTCTTGTCGCCGAAGGAGAAGATTTTCTTGATGAAGCCGAAAGCCATGAATTGCCGTTCCTCGCCTCAGGCTGCCCGCACGGCGCTGTCGCCCGCGATCAGCCTGTCGCCGTCATGGCCGGAAACCGTGACATCCACGATCTCGCCCGGCCGCCCCTCACCGAGCGAGGCCATGACAAAGCCTTCGGTGCGGCCGATGCCGTCCTGCTCGACCAGCACGCGCTGGCGGGTGCCGACGAGGCCGTCGAGATGCCGGCGATAGGCGCGCTCGCCCACTGCCCGCAGCCTCGCCGCGCGCGCCTTGACGATGCCGCGGTCGACCTGCGGCATGCGCGCCGCCGGCGTGCCTTCGCGTGGGCTGAACGGGAAGACGTGGAGATGCGTCAGCCCGCACTCCTCGACGATGCGAAGCGAGTTCTGAAACATGCCTTCCGTCTCGGTCGGGAAGCCGGCGATGATGTCGGCTCCGAAGACGATGTCGGGCCGCAGCCGCCGCACCTCGGCGCAGAAGCGGATCGAATCGTCGCGCAAATGCCGGCGCTTCATGCGCTTCAGCACCATGTCGTCGCCGGCCTGCAGCGAAAGGTGAAGATGCGGCATCAGACGCATCTCGGTGGCCAGCGCCTCCATCAGCGCCTCGTCGGCCTCGATCGAATCGATGGAAGACAGGCGCAGGCGGGCCAGATCCGGCACCTGACGCAGGATCGTCTTCACCAGACGCCCGAGTCGCGGGCTTGCGGGCAGGTCGCCGCCATAGCTCGTCAGGTCGACGCCCGTCAGCACCACTTCCCTGTAGCCGTTGCCGACGAGGCGCTTGACCTGCTCGACCACGCCGCCCATCGGCACCGAACGCGAACTGCCGCGGCCGTAGGGGATGATGCAGAAGGTGCAGCGATGGTCGCAGCCGTTCTGCACCTGCACGAAGGCGCGCGCCCGCCCCTCGATGGCGTCGACCATGTGCGAGGCGGTCTCGCGGACCTCCATGATGTCGTTGACGCGCACTTTCTCGTAAAGGTTGACGCCGAAATCGGGCAGCGCCCGGTAGGACTGGCTTTTCAGCTTCTCCTCGTTGCCGAGGACGAGGTCCACCTCGTCCATGGCGGCGAAGCCGGACGGGTCGGTCTGCGCCGCGCAGCCGGTGACGATGATGCGCGCTTCCGGGTTGTCGCGCCGCGCCTTGCGGATCGCCTGCCGCGCCTGCCGCACCGCCTCGCCGGTGACCGCGCAGGTGTTGACGATGATCGCCCCGCCCTCGAGCCCGTCGAGGCCGGCGGCGTGCGCCTCGCGCCGCATCACCTCCGACTCGTAGGCGTTGAGCCGGCAGCCGAAGGTGACGATGTCGATGCCGCTCTTCGCCTCGCCCGCCCCGCTCATGCCGCACCCTCGGTATCACGCTCCCAGGCGCCGGTCTCGGGGTCGAGCCGGCCGGAGAATTCCCATTCGGCCGGCCCGGTCATGATGACATGGTCGTCGGCGCGCCACTCGATGACGAGCCTGCCGCCGCTCGGCGCCGTCACCGTTACGGTGCGGCCGGTACGCCCCGTCCGCGCGGCCGAGACGGCGGCGGCGCAGGCGGCCGAGCCGCAGGCCAGCGTCAGCCCCGCGCCGCGCTCCCAGGTGCGGATGGTCATGGCGTCGCGCGCCGTGACTTGGGCGATCGTGATGTTGGCGCGCTCGGGAAAGATCGGGTGGTTCTCCAGCAGCGGCCCGAACTTTTCGAGGTCGTAGGACCACACGTCGCCGTCGACCCAGAAGATCGCATGCGGGTTGCCCATCGAGGCGACGGAGGGCGAGTGCAGCACCGGCGCGTCGATCGGGCCGATCTGCAGCTCGATGGCGCGCGTGTCGCGGAACTCCTCGGCGAGCGGGATATCCTGCCAGCCGAAGCGCGGCCGGCCGAGATCGACCGAGATCGAGCCGTCCGCGTGCTCGGTGGCGTTGAGGATGCCGGCGACCGTCTCGAAGGCGAATTGCCGCTGGCCCGTCTCGGCGGCGAGCGCCGCGACGACGCAGCGCGTGCCGTTGCCGCAGGCCTGCGCCTGGCTGCCGTCGGAATTGAGGATCTCGATATAGCTGTGCGTGCCCGGCGTTCGCGGGTCGTGGATCGCCATGATCTGGTCGAAGCGCGTCGCCGGATCGGCCGCCAGCGCCAGCGCCGCCGCCGGCGTGACGCGGCCCGCGCGGCCACGCATGTCGGCGACGATGATCTCGTTGCCGATCCCGTTCATGCGGGCGAAGGGAATGCGCTGGCTCATGGCCTGCTATATGGCGGAAACGGCAGGCGATTACCAGTGTCGCCGGCGGCCGGCGAAGGAACGCTTTCTTAACCATGCACGTTGGATTCTCCAAAAGATCGCCACTATTCTGGCGCTTGAAGGGATTCGATCGACCTGTGGGGCACCCCCGCCCCGACGGAGGGACTTTATGGCTTTCAGGACTGGCGGCATCGTCGTCGCAACCTCGTTTCTGGCGCTGGCGCTCGCCGGCTGCCAGAGCGACCGCTTCTCGGGCATCGACTCGCGACCCGCGCCCCTTCCCGCCGCGCCGGCCGGCACCGTGACCGCGGGCCAGCTTCCGCCCCCGGTGCAGCCGGGCACGACCGACCCGTCGCAGTTTCCCGAGGCGCCCGGGGGCGGCAGCGAGCAGCCGGCCGACGGCACGCAGATCGCCGCTCTGGAGCAGAACGCGGCCGACATCTCGGCCGGCAGCGTCGCCGGTGTCTGGAACGCCTCCGTCTCCGGCCAGAGCTGCCGCATCGCCACGCCGCAGACGCGCTTCGGCCAGGGCTTCCGCGCCGGCCCGCTGCGCTGCCCGGCGCCGCTCGCCGGCGTCAAGTCGTGGAACGTGTCGGGCAAGCAGCTCGCGCTCTACGACGAAGGCGGCACCGTGCTGGCCAGGCTCTATTCGTCGGGCGGCAACCGCTTCGACGGCCAGACCAGCTCCGGCCAGCCCGTCTCGCTCTCGCGCTAGCGCCGGCCCCTCAGGATCGATCCACACCCATGTCCTCGCATGACGGGCTGTCGCCCTTTCGCACCGTCCGTCAGGCCTACGACCATCTGGAGGAAACCGGCGCCATCGCCCGCGATCCGGCGCAGATGGCCGTGGTCGAGGCGCTCGACCGGCTGATCGAGGAGCTTTCCGTCAAGCGGATGGCGGCCAAGAAAAGCGCGCTCGGCTGGCTGTTCGCCAAGAAGCGGCCGGCGCACGAGCCGGTGAAGGGCCTTTACGTCCACGGCGAGGTCGGGCGCGGCAAGACCATGCTGATGGACCTGTTCTTCGAGCTGGTCCCGGCGCGGCGCAAACGGCGCGCCCATTTCAACGACTTCATGGCCGACGTCCACGACCGCATCCAGAAGCATCGCGAGAAGCTGAAGCGCGGCGAGACCAAGGAGACGGACCCGATCCCGCCGGTAGCGCGGGCGCTGGCGGAAGAAGCGTGGGTGCTGTGCTTCGACGAGTTCACCGTCACCGACATCGCCGACGCCATGGTGCTGTCGCGGCTGTTCTCGTCGCTGTTCGCGGAGGGCGTCGTCCTCGTCGCCACCTCGAACGTCGCGCCGCGCGACCTCTATCGCGACGGGCTGAACCGCGGCCTGTTCGAGCCGTTCATCGGCATTCTCGAGCGCCATGCGAAGGTGCTCAACCTCGACGGGCCGACCGACCACCGCCGCCGCCGGCTGGAGCGGATGCAGGTCTACATCACGCCGCTCGACGAGGCGGCCGACCGGCTGATGGACGAGGCGTGGAGCGCCGCCACCGCCGGGCGCGGCGTCCATGAGGACCGGATCGCCCTCAAAGGCCGCGAGATCGTGGTGCCGCGCGCCGCCGGCACGGCCGCGCGCTTCGACTTCGCCCAGCTCTGCGGCGCGGCGCTCGCCGCGCGCGACTATCTCGCCCTCGTCGCCCGCTACGACACGCTGTTCCTCGACCATATCCCGGTCATGGGGCAGGACAGGCGCAACGAGGCCAAGCGCTTCATCCTGCTCGTCGACACGCTCTACGACAACCGCGTGCGGCTGGTGGCGAGCGCCGAAGGCGCACCCGAGGCGCTCTATCGCGGCACGGTCGGGGCGGAGGTGTTCGAGTTCGCCCGCACCGCCTCGCGCCTGACCGAGATGCAGAGCCGCGAATGGCTGGAAGGCGCCCGCCGCCGCGACGCCGCCGAATGAGCCCCGGCCCGGCCGAGGCCGCCCTTCTCCTCGCGCTGGCCGCGACAGCGCACAATGTCGAGGAGATGATCTGGCTGCCCGGCTTTGCCCATCCGCCCGCGCTTCGATGGGACGTTCCGCCCCGCGCCTTCCGCTTCGCCGCGACCGTGATCACGCTGGCCTTCTGGGCCGCGGCGCTGGCGCTCGCTTGCGGGGTATCGGCACTGGAGCCGGTCGTCGCCGGCTTCGCGCTGGCGGTGATCGTCAATGCCTTCCTGCCCCACCTCGCGCTCACCCTCATCCTGCGGCGCTATCATCCGGGCACGGCGAGCGGCCTGCTGCTCGTCGTCCCGGCCGCGCTGCTCTATCTGGCGGCCGTCGATGCGACGCGGCGCATCGGCGACCCGGCCTTTCTGGCATGGGCCGCCGCCGGCGCGGCCGGGCTGGCGGCCGCGGTGCCGCTTCTCCTCGCGCTGGGCAGGCGGCTCGGCTGAAAAACTCGCTAGCCGGCCATCAAATTCTTACGTTTACGTAAGACAATATTCGCTTAAACATTTGAAATCGCTATGCCGGTAAGAATGGGTTGAGTTTTTGACCCTATGCGTCTATGCGAAGCCCATCCGGGCGGCCTCCCGTGTCCGGATGAGACGTCTCGGCACCATCTTCTGACATGCCGGCGCGGTGACGGACCGGCACTCGCAAGGGAACCCAAATTCATGGCTCGTAACAAGATCGCCCTCATCGGCTCCGGCATGATCGGCGGCACGCTCGCCCATCTCGTCGGCTTGAAGGAACTCGGCGACGTCGTCCTGTTCGACATCGCGGAAGGCGTGCCCCAGGGCAAGGGCCTCGACATCGCCCAATCCTCGCCGGTCGACGGCTTCGACGCGCGCTACACCGGCGCCAACGACTATTCGGCCATCGAGGGCGCGGACGTGTGCATCGTCACCGCCGGCGTGCCGCGCAAGCCCGGCATGAGCCGCGACGACCTGCTCGGCATCAACCTCAAGGTCATGGAGCAGGTCGGCGCCGGCATCGCGAAATACGCGCCCAACGCCTTCGTCATCTGCATCACCAACCCGCTCGACGCCATGGTCTGGGCGCTGCAGAAGTTCTCCGGCCTGCCGAAGAACAAGGTGGTCGGCATGGCCGGCGTGCTGGATTCGGCACGCTTCCGCCTGTTCCTCGCCGAGGAGTTCAAGGTTTCGGTCGAGGACGTCACCGCCTTCGTGCTCGGCGGCCACGGCGACACGATGGTTCCCCTGACGCGCTATTCGACGGTGGCGGGCATCCCGCTGCCCGACCTCGTCAAGATGGGCTGGACCTCGCAGGAGAAGCTCGACCAGATCGTCCAGCGCACCCGCGACGGCGGCGCCGAGATCGTCGGCCTGCTGAAGACCGGCTCGGCCTATTACGCGCCGGCCGCCTCGGCGATCGCCATGGCCGAGTCCTACCTGAAGGACAAGAAGCGCGTGCTGCCGAGCGCCGCGCACCTGTCCGGCCAGTACGGGCTCAAGGACATCTATGTCGGCGTGCCGACGGTCATCGGCGCCGGCGGCGTCGAGCGCGTCATCGAGATCGCGCTGAACCGGGACGAGCAGGCCATGTTCGACAAGTCCGTCGCCTCGGTCGAGTCGCTGTGCAACGCGTGCGCCGAGATCGCGCCCAGCCTCAAGCAGTAAGCAAGGAAGGTCGCCACGCATGAACATCCATGAATATCAGGCAAAGCAGCTTCTGAAGGGCTACGGCGCGCCGGTCGCAGAAGGCGTCGCCATCTTCGCCGCGAACGAGGCGGAAAAGGCGGCGAAGTCGCTCCCCGGCCCGCTCTATGTGGTCAAGAGCCAGATCCACGCCGGCGGCCGCGGCAAGGGCAAGTTCAGGGAACTGTCGCCCGACGCCAAGGGCGGCGTCCGGCTGGCGAAGACGGTCGACGAGGTCGTCGCCTTCACCAACGAGATGCTGGGCAACACGCTGGTGACCAAGCAGACCGGCGGGGCCGGCAAGCAGGTCAACCGCCTCTACATCGAGGACGGCGCCGACATCTCGCGCGAGCTGTACCTGTCGATCCTCGTCGACCGCTCGGTCGGCCGCGTCGCCTTCGTCGTCTCGACCGAGGGCGGCATGGACATCGAGGCCGTTGCCGAAGCCACCCCGGAAAAGATCGTCACCGTGGCGATCGACCCCGAGGCCGGCGTCACCGACGCCGACGTCGCCAAGCTCAACGAGGCGCTGAAGCTGACCGGCGAGGCCGCGCAGGACGGCAAGACGCTGTTCCCGATCCTCTACAAGGCCTTCACCGAGAAGGACATGAGCCTGCTCGAGGTCAACCCGCTGATCGTGATGGAGAACGGCCGCCTGCGCGTCCTCGACGCCAAGGTGTCGTTCGACAACAACGCGCTGTTCCGCCACGCCGACGTGGTCGAGCTGCGCGACACCACGGAAGAGGACGCCAAGGAGATCGAGGCGTCGAAATACGACCTCGCCTATGTCGCGCTCGACGGCAATATCGGCTGCATGGTCAACGGCGCTGGCCTCGCCATGGCGACCATGGACATCATCAAGCTCTACGGCGCCGAGCCGGCGAACTTCCTCGATGTCGGTGGCGGCGCGAGCAAGGAGAAGGTGACGGCGGCGTTCAAGATCATCACCGCCGACCCGAACGTGAAGGGCATCCTCGTCAACATCTTCGGCGGCATCATGAAGTGCGACGTGATCGCCGAGGGCGTCATCGCGGCGGTCAAGGAAGTGGGGCTGAAGGTTCCGCTGGTCGTCCGCCTCGAAGGCACCAATGTCGAGCTGGGCAAGAAGATCATCAACGAGAGCGGGCTGAACGTCATCTCCGCCGACGATCTCGACGATGCCGCCCAGAAGATCGTCAAGGCCGTGAAGGGGAACTGAACCGCGATGTCAATTCTGATCGACAAGAACACCAAGGTTCTGGTTCAGGGCCTGACCGGCAAGACCGGCACCTTCCACACCGAGCAGGCGCTGGCCTATCACGGCACGCAGATGGTCGGCGGCATCCACCCCGCCAAGGGCGGCGAGACCTGGAAGGGCTCGAAGGGCGAGACGCTGCCGATCTTCGCCTCCGTCGCGGAAGGGCGCGAAAAGACCGGCGCCGACGCCTCCGTGGTCTACGTGCCGCCGGCAGGCGCGGCCGCCGCGATCATCGAGGCGATCGAGGCGGAGGTCCCGCTGATCGTCTGCATCACCGAAGGCATCCCGGTGATGGACATGGTCAAGGTCAAGGCGAGGCTCGAGAAGTCGAAGTCGCGGCTGATCGGCCCGAACTGCCCCGGCATCGTCACCCCCGACGAATGCAAGATCGGCATCATGCCCGGCAACATCTTCCGCAAGGGCTCGGTCGGCGTCGTCTCGCGCTCCGGTACGCTGACCTACGAGGCGGTGTTCCAGACCACCAATGAGGGCCTCGGCCAGACCACCGCGGTCGGCATCGGCGGCGACCCGGTCAAGGGCACCGAGTTCATCGACGTGCTGGAGCTGTTCCTCGCCGACGAGGCCACCCAGTCGATCATCATGATCGGCGAGATCGGCGGCTCGGCCGAGGAGGACGCGGCGCAGTTCCTCAGGGACGAGGCCAAGCGCGGCAGGAAGAAGCCGATGGCCGGCTTCATCGCCGGCCGCACTGCCCCTCCCGGACGCACCATGGGCCATGCCGGTGCGGTGATCTCCGGCGGCAAGGGCGGCGCCGAGGACAAGATCGCGGCGATGGAGGAAGCGGGCATCCGCGTCTCCCCGTCGCCGGCCCGGCTCGGCAAGACGCTGGTCGAGGCGATCCGCGGCTGACGCGCGGATTTTGCGCCGCGATCGGGCGGCGATCACGATCTCGTGCCTGGCGGTCATCCGGCAGGCACATTTTACTGACATGAGGGTGGGCTCAACCGCCCCGTCAGGGAGGGAACACCGGAGCGCAGTGTCGCTCGTATCGCGGCACCGCCGCTTGGGACAACAAGGAGACGGAGCGGAAGCGCTCCGATGATCGCGATGGCGCGGCAAGATCAGGCAAACGACCTTTTTTCGCTCACCTCGTTCCTCTATGGCGGCAATGCCGACTACATCGAAAGGCTGTATGCCGCCTGGCTCGACGATCCGTCGGCGGTCGATCCCGAGTGGCGTGACCTGTTCGAAACCTTGCAGGACAATGCCGGCGACGTGCGCAGGAACGCCGAGGGCGCCTCGTGGAAGAAGCCGAACTGGCCTGTGGCGGCCAATGGCGAGCTCGTCTCCGCTCTCGACGGCGACTGGGGCCCCTCCGAGATCGGCAAGATCGAGAAGCATTTCGAGAAGAAGGTGAAGGAAAAGGCGACCGCGAGCGGCGGCGCGCTGTCCGATGCCGACGTCCTGCGCGCCACGCGCGATTCGGTGCGCGCCATCATGATGATCCGCGCCTTCCGCATGCGTGGCCACCTGCACGCCAATCTCGACCCGCTCGGCCTCGCCGAGCCGGAGGAGGACTACAACGAGCTGTCGCCCGAGGCCTACGGCTTCACCGAGGCCGACTACGACCGGCCGATCTTCATCGACCATGTGCTCGGCCTCGAATATGCCACCGTGCGCCAGATGCTCGACATCCTGAAGCGCACCTACTGCTCGACGCTGGGCGTCGAGTTCATGCACATCTCCAACCCCGAGGAGAAGGCGTGGATCCAGGAGCGCATCGAGGGGCCGGACAAGGGCATCGAGTTCACCGAGAACGGCAAGAAGGCGATCCTGCAGAAGCTGATCGAGGCGGAAGGCTTCGAGCAGTTCATCGACGTCAAGTACAAGGGCACCAAGCGTTTCGGCCTCGACGGCGGCGAATCGCTGATCCCGGCGCTGGAGCAGATCATCAAGCGCGGCGGCGCGCTCGGCCTGAAGGAGATCGTCTTCGGCATGGCCCATCGCGGCCGCCTGAACGTTCTGACCAACGTCATGGCGAAGCCCCATCGCGCCGTCTTCCATGAGTTCAAGGGCGGCTCCTACGCGCCTGATGACGTCGAGGGCTCCGGCGACGTCAAGTACCATCTCGGCGCCTCGTCCGACCGCGAGTTCGACGGCAACAAGGTCCACCTGTCGCTGACGGCGAACCCGTCGCATCTGGAGATCGTCAATCCCGTGGTGATGGGCAAGGCCCGCGCCAAGCAGGACCAGATCTTCGGCCGCACCCGCGAGGAGATCGTCCCGCAGGAGGAGCGCGCCAAGGTGCTGCCGCTCCTGCTGCACGGCGACGCGGCCTTTGCCGGGCAGGGCGTCGTCGCGGAGATCCTCGGTCTTTCCGGCCTGCGCGGCCATCGCGTCGCCGGCACGGTCCACTTCATCATCAACAACCAGATCGGCTTCACCACCAACCCGCGCTTCTCGCGCTCGTCGCCCTATCCGTCGGACGTCGCCAAGATGATCGAGGCGCCGATCTTCCACGTCAACGGCGACGATCCCGAGGCGGTCGTCTACGCCGCCAAGATCGCGACCGAGTTCCGGATGAAGTTCCACAAGCCGGTCGTGGTCGACATGTTCTGCTACCGCCGCTTCGGCCACAACGAGGGCGACGAGCCGGCCTTCACCCAGCCGATGATGTATCGCGCGATCCGTGCCCACAAGACGACGGTGCAGCTCTACGGCGAGAAGCTGATCGCCGAAGGCCTCATCACCGAGGCCGAGATCGACAGGATGCGGGCCGACTGGCGCGCGCATCTGGAGGGCGAGTTCGAGGCCGGCCAGAGCTACAGGCCGAACAAGGCCGACTGGCTCGACGGCGCCTGGTCGGGCCTGCGCACCGCCGACAACCAGGACGAGCAGCGCCGCGGCAAGACCTCCGTGCCGATGAAGACGCTGAAGGAGATCGGCAAGAAGCTGACCGAGGTGCCGGCCGATTTCGAGGTCCACCGCACCATCGGCCGCTTCCTCGAGAACCGGCGCAAGGCGATCGAATCCGGCGAGGGCATCGACTGGGCCACCGCCGAATCGCTCGCCTTCGGCTCGATCCTGCTCGAGGGCAACCCGATCCGCCTGTCCGGCCAGGATTCCGAGCGCGGCACCTTCTCGCAGCGCCACACCGTGCTCTACGACCAGCGCAACGAGGACCGCTACATCCCGCTGAACAATCTCGGGCCGCAGCAAGCCAATTACGAGGTCATCAACTCGATGCTCTCGGAAGAGGCCGTGCTCGGCTTCGAATACGGCTTCTCGCTGGCCGAGCCGCGGGCGCTGACCTTGTGGGAGGCCCAGTTCGGCGATTTCGCCAACGGCGCGCAGGTCGTGTTCGACCAGTTCATCTCGTCGGGCGAGCGCAAGTGGCTGCGCATGTCCGGCCTCGTCTGCCTGCTGCCGCACGGCTATGAGGGGCAGGGGCCGGAGCATTCCTCGGCGCGTCTGGAGCGTTTCCTCCAGATGTGCGCGGAAGACAACATGCAGGTCGCCAACTGCACCACGCCGGCCAACTACTTCCACATCCTGCGCCGGCAGTTGAAGCGCGACTTCCGCAAGCCGCTGATCCTGATGACGCCGAAGTCGCTGCTGCGCCACAAGCGGGCGGTCTCGACGCTGGCCGACCTGTCGGGCGACAGCGCCTTCCACCGCCTGTTGTGGGACGACGCCCAGTATTACGGCAACGAGCCGATCAAGCTCGTCAAGGATTCGAAGATCCGCCGCGTGGTCCTGTGCTCCGGCAAGGTCTATTACGACCTCTACGAGGAGCGCGAGAAGCGCGGCATCGACGACATCTACCTGCTGCGCGTCGAGCAGCTCTACCCGTTCCCGGCCAAGGCGCTGATCAACGAGTTGTCGCGCTTCCGCAACGCGGAAGTGGTCTGGTGCCAGGAAGAGCCGAAGAACATGGGCTCGTGGTCGTTCATCGAGCCCTATCTGGAATGGGTGCTGGCCCATATCGACGCCAAGCACCAGCGCGTGCGCTATGCCGGCCGCCCGGCGGCGGCCTCGCCCGCCACCGGCCTCATGTCCAAGCATCTGGCGCAGCTCGAGGCTTTCCTCGAAGATGCGCTCGGCAAGTAACCAACGGAATCGCTGAAGCGAACCAAGGCAACGGAAGAGAAGAATGGCTACCGAAATCCGCGTCCCCAC
The window above is part of the Aquamicrobium sp. genome. Proteins encoded here:
- the zapE gene encoding cell division protein ZapE; protein product: MSSHDGLSPFRTVRQAYDHLEETGAIARDPAQMAVVEALDRLIEELSVKRMAAKKSALGWLFAKKRPAHEPVKGLYVHGEVGRGKTMLMDLFFELVPARRKRRAHFNDFMADVHDRIQKHREKLKRGETKETDPIPPVARALAEEAWVLCFDEFTVTDIADAMVLSRLFSSLFAEGVVLVATSNVAPRDLYRDGLNRGLFEPFIGILERHAKVLNLDGPTDHRRRRLERMQVYITPLDEAADRLMDEAWSAATAGRGVHEDRIALKGREIVVPRAAGTAARFDFAQLCGAALAARDYLALVARYDTLFLDHIPVMGQDRRNEAKRFILLVDTLYDNRVRLVASAEGAPEALYRGTVGAEVFEFARTASRLTEMQSREWLEGARRRDAAE
- a CDS encoding HXXEE domain-containing protein, producing MSPGPAEAALLLALAATAHNVEEMIWLPGFAHPPALRWDVPPRAFRFAATVITLAFWAAALALACGVSALEPVVAGFALAVIVNAFLPHLALTLILRRYHPGTASGLLLVVPAALLYLAAVDATRRIGDPAFLAWAAAGAAGLAAAVPLLLALGRRLG
- the mdh gene encoding malate dehydrogenase, yielding MARNKIALIGSGMIGGTLAHLVGLKELGDVVLFDIAEGVPQGKGLDIAQSSPVDGFDARYTGANDYSAIEGADVCIVTAGVPRKPGMSRDDLLGINLKVMEQVGAGIAKYAPNAFVICITNPLDAMVWALQKFSGLPKNKVVGMAGVLDSARFRLFLAEEFKVSVEDVTAFVLGGHGDTMVPLTRYSTVAGIPLPDLVKMGWTSQEKLDQIVQRTRDGGAEIVGLLKTGSAYYAPAASAIAMAESYLKDKKRVLPSAAHLSGQYGLKDIYVGVPTVIGAGGVERVIEIALNRDEQAMFDKSVASVESLCNACAEIAPSLKQ
- the sucD gene encoding succinate--CoA ligase subunit alpha yields the protein MSILIDKNTKVLVQGLTGKTGTFHTEQALAYHGTQMVGGIHPAKGGETWKGSKGETLPIFASVAEGREKTGADASVVYVPPAGAAAAIIEAIEAEVPLIVCITEGIPVMDMVKVKARLEKSKSRLIGPNCPGIVTPDECKIGIMPGNIFRKGSVGVVSRSGTLTYEAVFQTTNEGLGQTTAVGIGGDPVKGTEFIDVLELFLADEATQSIIMIGEIGGSAEEDAAQFLRDEAKRGRKKPMAGFIAGRTAPPGRTMGHAGAVISGGKGGAEDKIAAMEEAGIRVSPSPARLGKTLVEAIRG
- the sucC gene encoding ADP-forming succinate--CoA ligase subunit beta; translated protein: MNIHEYQAKQLLKGYGAPVAEGVAIFAANEAEKAAKSLPGPLYVVKSQIHAGGRGKGKFRELSPDAKGGVRLAKTVDEVVAFTNEMLGNTLVTKQTGGAGKQVNRLYIEDGADISRELYLSILVDRSVGRVAFVVSTEGGMDIEAVAEATPEKIVTVAIDPEAGVTDADVAKLNEALKLTGEAAQDGKTLFPILYKAFTEKDMSLLEVNPLIVMENGRLRVLDAKVSFDNNALFRHADVVELRDTTEEDAKEIEASKYDLAYVALDGNIGCMVNGAGLAMATMDIIKLYGAEPANFLDVGGGASKEKVTAAFKIITADPNVKGILVNIFGGIMKCDVIAEGVIAAVKEVGLKVPLVVRLEGTNVELGKKIINESGLNVISADDLDDAAQKIVKAVKGN